One genomic segment of Bradyrhizobium diazoefficiens includes these proteins:
- a CDS encoding ActR/PrrA/RegA family redox response regulator transcription factor, which produces MNAIAELNDQTDRSLLIVEDDKPFLERLSRAMETRGFAVTSCDTVSDGLAQIGKAAPAFAVVDLRLGDGNGLDVVSALKKKRPDARAIVLTGYGNIATAVTAVKMGAIDYLSKPADADDVVAALLSTSAEKSELPTNPMSADRVRWEHIQRIYEMCNRNVSETARRLNMHRRTLQRILAKRAPR; this is translated from the coding sequence TTGAACGCCATCGCCGAACTGAACGACCAGACCGACCGCTCGCTGCTGATCGTGGAAGACGACAAGCCGTTCCTGGAGCGGTTGTCGCGCGCGATGGAGACACGCGGCTTTGCGGTGACGTCGTGCGACACCGTCTCGGACGGTCTGGCGCAGATCGGCAAGGCGGCGCCGGCATTCGCCGTTGTCGACCTGCGGCTCGGCGACGGCAACGGCCTCGACGTGGTCTCGGCGCTGAAGAAGAAGCGTCCCGATGCGCGCGCCATCGTGCTGACCGGCTATGGCAACATCGCCACCGCGGTGACCGCGGTGAAGATGGGCGCGATCGATTATCTCTCCAAGCCCGCCGACGCCGACGACGTCGTCGCCGCGCTGCTCTCAACCAGCGCGGAAAAGTCCGAGCTGCCGACCAACCCGATGTCCGCCGACCGCGTGCGCTGGGAGCACATTCAGCGCATCTACGAGATGTGCAACCGCAACGTCTCGGAAACGGCGCGGCGGCTCAACATGCACCGGCGTACGTTGCAGCGAATTCTGGCGAAGCGCGCGCCAAGGTAG
- a CDS encoding MmcB family DNA repair protein gives MDYTARNIALVPPPDRRQSETALAIARGTARLLRSLGFSCISELPLPSGRRADLVALNERGEIWIVEIKSSVEDLRADQKWHEYRAHCDRLFFAFTQDLPCEIFPEDTGLIVADAYGAHMQCEAPEHKLAAATRKQMTVRFAMAAALRINRLVDPQGHADFWE, from the coding sequence ATGGACTACACCGCCCGCAACATCGCCCTCGTTCCGCCGCCCGATCGTCGTCAATCCGAAACCGCGCTCGCCATCGCGCGCGGCACGGCGCGGCTGCTGCGTTCGCTCGGCTTCTCCTGCATCAGCGAACTGCCGCTGCCGTCAGGACGGCGCGCCGATCTCGTGGCGCTGAACGAGCGCGGCGAGATCTGGATCGTCGAGATCAAGTCGTCGGTCGAGGATCTGCGCGCCGACCAGAAATGGCATGAATACCGCGCCCATTGCGACCGGCTGTTCTTCGCCTTCACGCAGGATCTGCCGTGCGAGATCTTTCCTGAAGATACCGGCCTGATCGTCGCCGACGCCTATGGCGCGCACATGCAGTGCGAAGCGCCCGAGCACAAGCTTGCCGCCGCCACGCGCAAGCAGATGACCGTGCGGTTTGCGATGGCGGCGGCCTTGCGGATCAACCGCCTGGTCGATCCGCAGGGCCACGCGGATTTTTGGGAGTAG
- a CDS encoding IS110 family transposase, translated as MNGKQVIGVDIGKSYLDAAIEGRHRVQRYDNDAAGVAALIEHFDPARDIVVFERTGGWERNLEAALADRAITWAVVHSQGVKAFRQAQGIKAKTDRIDARLLRDYGRDRLEAGKLRPGHREDVTLACLMARQRQLKAMRHAESCRLATAALEAVRSSIERMIADLDMALAAIATELVRHETEHVDLAFREEVLCGQIGVAEQTARGLLAELPELGRLGSKAITALGGLAPRVHESGSLRKRRGLAPGRTSIKVILFNPARTAMRFDPQIKEFCGRLRARGKPGKVIMVAVMRKMLVRLNAQMRDAMARASTAAAVH; from the coding sequence ATGAACGGCAAGCAGGTTATTGGTGTCGACATCGGCAAATCGTATCTCGATGCAGCGATCGAAGGCCGTCACCGTGTGCAGCGGTACGACAACGACGCGGCCGGCGTTGCCGCGCTGATCGAGCATTTTGACCCGGCCCGGGATATCGTGGTGTTCGAGCGCACTGGCGGCTGGGAGCGAAACCTGGAAGCAGCACTGGCGGACAGGGCCATCACGTGGGCCGTCGTTCACTCGCAAGGCGTGAAAGCCTTCCGCCAGGCACAAGGGATCAAGGCAAAAACCGATCGGATCGACGCGCGGCTGCTGCGTGACTATGGCCGCGACCGGCTCGAGGCCGGCAAGTTGCGGCCTGGGCACAGGGAAGACGTGACGCTGGCTTGTCTGATGGCGCGGCAGCGGCAGCTCAAGGCCATGCGGCACGCGGAGAGTTGCCGCCTGGCCACTGCGGCACTGGAAGCGGTCCGCAGTTCGATCGAGCGTATGATTGCCGATCTTGACATGGCGCTCGCAGCGATAGCGACCGAGCTCGTCCGACACGAGACTGAGCATGTGGACTTGGCCTTCAGAGAGGAGGTTCTATGTGGCCAGATTGGTGTTGCCGAACAGACCGCGCGCGGGCTCTTGGCGGAGTTGCCCGAACTCGGCAGGCTCGGCAGCAAGGCGATTACTGCGCTTGGCGGACTGGCCCCGCGCGTTCATGAGAGCGGAAGCCTTCGCAAGCGCCGGGGACTGGCGCCCGGGCGTACGTCCATCAAGGTGATCCTGTTCAATCCGGCGCGTACGGCCATGCGGTTCGACCCACAGATTAAGGAGTTCTGTGGTCGGCTACGGGCACGAGGCAAGCCCGGCAAGGTGATCATGGTCGCCGTGATGCGCAAAATGCTGGTACGGCTAAATGCTCAAATGCGGGACGCAATGGCCCGGGCTTCAACCGCAGCCGCGGTGCATTGA
- a CDS encoding alpha-amylase family protein, producing MIDDLWYKNGVFYCLSVGTYMDADGDGIGDFKGLLRRLDYLHGLGITTIWLMPFQTSPGHDDGYDIADYYSVDSRYGTLGDFVEFTHGCQQRGMRVIIDLVVNHTSDQHHWFKEARRDKNSPYRDWYVWSDKKPANANKGMVFPGVQKSTWTRDKESGAYYFHRFYDFQPDLNTSNPHVQAEILKIMGFWIQLGVSGFRMDAVPFVIATKGAKVKTPVEQYDMLRAFREFLQWRQGDAIILAEANVLPETDLEYFGRDADRMHMMFNFHVNQHLFYALASADSRPLAKALKATKPRPASAQWGLFLRNHDELDLGRLTKAQREVVFKCFGPDKDMQLYDRGIRRRLAPMLGGDRRRLELAYSLMCTLPGTPVIRYGDEIAMGDDLSLPERNCARTPMQWSNEPHGGFTRSDKPAIPVIDEGPYGYPHVNVAQQRRDPNSMLNWTERIVRMRKEVPEVGWGDFTVISTRDPAVFIIRYDWRNNSVLFVHNLDEKPREIAFSAGLPDDAGAPLINLLAEDHSHADKRGQHRVVLEPYGYRWYRVGGLDYLLKRSDIDEHTVRGKK from the coding sequence ATGATCGACGATCTCTGGTACAAGAACGGCGTGTTTTACTGTCTCTCGGTCGGCACCTATATGGATGCCGACGGCGACGGCATCGGCGATTTCAAGGGTCTGCTCCGCCGGCTCGACTACCTGCACGGGCTCGGCATCACCACGATCTGGCTGATGCCGTTCCAGACCTCGCCCGGCCACGACGACGGCTACGACATCGCAGACTATTACAGCGTCGATTCCCGCTACGGCACGCTCGGCGATTTCGTCGAGTTCACCCATGGCTGCCAGCAGCGCGGCATGCGCGTCATCATCGACCTCGTCGTCAACCACACCTCGGACCAGCATCACTGGTTCAAGGAGGCGCGGCGCGACAAGAACTCGCCCTATCGCGACTGGTATGTCTGGTCCGACAAGAAGCCAGCCAATGCCAACAAGGGCATGGTGTTTCCCGGCGTGCAGAAATCGACCTGGACGCGCGACAAGGAATCCGGCGCGTACTACTTCCATCGCTTCTACGATTTCCAGCCTGATCTCAACACCTCGAACCCGCATGTGCAGGCCGAGATCTTGAAGATCATGGGCTTCTGGATCCAGCTCGGCGTCTCCGGCTTCCGCATGGACGCGGTGCCCTTCGTGATCGCCACCAAGGGCGCCAAGGTGAAGACGCCGGTCGAGCAATACGACATGCTGCGCGCCTTCCGCGAATTCCTGCAATGGCGCCAGGGCGACGCCATCATCCTCGCCGAAGCCAACGTGCTGCCGGAAACCGATCTCGAATATTTCGGCCGCGATGCCGACCGCATGCACATGATGTTCAACTTCCACGTCAACCAGCATCTGTTCTATGCACTGGCCTCGGCCGATTCGCGTCCGCTGGCGAAAGCGCTGAAAGCAACAAAGCCGCGGCCGGCCTCGGCGCAATGGGGCCTGTTCCTGCGCAATCACGACGAGCTGGACCTCGGCCGGCTCACCAAGGCGCAGCGCGAGGTCGTGTTCAAATGCTTCGGTCCCGACAAGGACATGCAGCTCTATGACCGCGGCATAAGGCGCCGCCTCGCACCGATGCTGGGCGGCGACCGCAGGCGACTCGAGCTTGCCTACAGCCTGATGTGCACGCTGCCGGGAACGCCTGTCATCCGCTATGGCGACGAGATCGCGATGGGGGATGATCTCTCACTCCCCGAGCGCAATTGCGCGCGCACGCCGATGCAATGGTCGAACGAGCCGCATGGCGGGTTCACCAGGAGCGACAAGCCGGCGATCCCGGTCATCGACGAGGGACCGTATGGGTATCCGCACGTCAATGTTGCCCAGCAGCGGCGTGACCCGAACTCGATGCTGAACTGGACCGAGCGCATCGTGCGCATGCGGAAAGAAGTGCCGGAGGTCGGCTGGGGCGATTTCACGGTGATTTCGACGCGCGATCCCGCCGTCTTCATCATCCGCTACGACTGGCGCAACAATTCGGTGCTGTTCGTGCACAATCTCGACGAGAAGCCGCGCGAGATCGCGTTCTCCGCCGGGCTGCCGGACGATGCCGGCGCGCCCCTGATCAATCTGCTCGCCGAAGACCACAGCCATGCCGACAAGCGCGGCCAGCACCGCGTCGTGCTGGAGCCCTACGGGTATCGCTGGTACCGCGTCGGCGGGCTGGATTATCTGTTGAAGCGGAGCGATATCGACGAGCATACGGTGCGGGGGAAGAAGTAG
- a CDS encoding alpha-amylase family glycosyl hydrolase, with translation MAHGGENWWRDGIFYQIYPRSFQDSNGDGVGDLAGILRRLPYVKSLGVDAIWLSPIFPSPMADFGYDISDYTGIEPLFGTMADFDALLAAAHDNGLKLILDLVPNHTSDQHPWFVESRSSRDNPKRDWYIWRDPAPGGGVPNNWLSEFGGSAWQFDEATGQYYYHAFLAQQPDLNWRNPDVRAAIYDVMRFWLDKGVDGFRVDVIWHLIKDAEFRDNPPNPHYVEGRPPNEKILTQYSTDQPEVHEVIAQMRRVTDAYAARVLIGEIYLPLHRLMAYYGNDLTGAQMPFNFALLSTFWSARSIEKIVEDYEKALPKGAWPNWVLGNHDRPRVASRVGPEQARVAAMLLLTLRGTPTLYYGDEIGMHQLAIAPEDVRDPFEKNVPGLGVGRDGCRTPMQWDSSGYAGFSESRPWLPLPEDHIRENVVNLEADPRSILSLYRRLIALRRTSPPLVSGDYHPIAAQGDLLIYRREAEGRAVIVALNLGAEPIAVTTSAIRFGSEILISTFLDREGEKLEGVLDLRGNEGVIVQPLS, from the coding sequence ATGGCTCACGGCGGCGAAAACTGGTGGCGCGACGGCATCTTCTATCAGATCTATCCGCGCTCGTTTCAGGACAGCAATGGCGACGGCGTCGGCGATCTCGCCGGCATCTTGCGGCGGCTGCCTTACGTCAAATCGCTCGGCGTCGACGCGATCTGGCTGTCGCCGATCTTCCCCTCGCCGATGGCCGATTTCGGCTACGACATCTCCGACTATACCGGCATCGAGCCGCTGTTCGGCACGATGGCGGATTTCGACGCGCTGCTTGCGGCCGCGCACGACAACGGCCTGAAGCTGATCCTCGATCTCGTGCCGAACCACACCTCGGACCAGCACCCCTGGTTCGTCGAGAGCCGTTCTTCGCGCGACAATCCCAAACGTGACTGGTACATCTGGCGCGATCCCGCGCCCGGTGGCGGCGTGCCGAACAACTGGCTGTCCGAGTTCGGCGGCAGCGCGTGGCAGTTCGACGAGGCGACGGGGCAATACTACTACCACGCCTTCCTTGCGCAGCAGCCCGACCTCAACTGGCGCAATCCGGATGTTCGCGCCGCGATCTACGACGTGATGCGGTTCTGGCTTGACAAGGGCGTCGACGGTTTTCGCGTCGACGTGATCTGGCACCTGATCAAGGACGCCGAGTTCCGCGACAATCCGCCGAACCCGCATTACGTCGAGGGCCGGCCGCCGAACGAAAAAATCCTGACGCAATATTCCACCGACCAGCCCGAGGTGCATGAGGTGATCGCGCAGATGCGGCGCGTCACCGATGCCTATGCGGCGCGCGTGCTGATCGGCGAGATCTATCTGCCGTTGCACCGCCTGATGGCCTACTACGGCAACGATCTCACCGGCGCGCAGATGCCGTTCAACTTCGCGCTGCTCTCGACGTTCTGGAGCGCGCGCTCGATCGAGAAGATCGTCGAGGATTACGAGAAGGCGCTGCCAAAGGGCGCTTGGCCGAACTGGGTGCTCGGCAATCACGACCGTCCGCGCGTCGCCAGCCGCGTCGGGCCCGAGCAGGCCCGCGTCGCCGCGATGCTGCTCTTGACCCTGCGCGGCACGCCGACGCTCTACTACGGCGACGAGATCGGCATGCATCAGCTCGCGATCGCGCCGGAGGACGTGCGCGACCCCTTCGAGAAGAACGTGCCCGGCCTCGGCGTCGGCCGCGACGGCTGCCGCACGCCGATGCAGTGGGACTCGTCCGGCTACGCCGGCTTCTCGGAGTCGAGGCCCTGGCTGCCGCTGCCGGAGGATCACATCCGCGAGAACGTCGTCAATCTCGAGGCCGATCCGCGCTCGATCCTCAGCCTGTACAGGCGCCTGATCGCGTTGCGGAGGACCTCGCCGCCGCTGGTCTCCGGCGACTATCACCCGATCGCTGCGCAAGGCGATCTGCTGATCTATCGCCGCGAAGCCGAGGGTCGGGCGGTCATCGTGGCGCTCAATCTCGGAGCTGAGCCGATCGCGGTGACCACCAGTGCGATCCGCTTCGGCAGCGAGATACTCATCTCGACCTTCCTTGACCGCGAAGGTGAGAAGCTCGAAGGCGTGCTCGATTTGCGCGGCAATGAAGGCGTGATCGTGCAGCCGCTATCGTAG
- a CDS encoding MBL fold metallo-hydrolase — protein MTEQNDTRSKAGAIIVPVTLFEQNCTIIWDEPAKKAVVIDPGGDVPKILDAIKQTGVTVEKIWLTHGHIDHVGGAAELRDALKVPIEGPHVADKFLLDNVVESGARFGMTGVRNFAPDRWLDEGETVSIGGLSFEIFHCPGHSPGSVVFFNKELRFAHVGDVLFAGSVGRTDLPGGNHATLINSIKSKLLPLGDDVGFICGHGAGSSIGQERMTNPFITGEM, from the coding sequence ATGACCGAGCAAAACGACACCCGATCCAAGGCGGGCGCGATCATCGTTCCCGTGACGCTGTTCGAGCAGAACTGCACCATCATCTGGGACGAGCCGGCCAAGAAGGCCGTGGTGATCGATCCCGGCGGCGACGTGCCGAAGATTCTCGATGCGATCAAGCAGACCGGCGTCACCGTGGAGAAGATCTGGCTGACCCACGGCCATATCGACCATGTCGGCGGCGCGGCGGAGTTGCGCGATGCGCTGAAAGTGCCGATCGAGGGCCCGCATGTCGCGGACAAGTTCCTGCTCGACAACGTCGTCGAGAGCGGCGCGCGCTTCGGCATGACCGGGGTGCGCAATTTCGCGCCGGACCGCTGGCTCGACGAAGGCGAGACCGTCTCGATCGGCGGCCTCTCGTTCGAGATTTTCCACTGCCCCGGCCATTCGCCCGGCAGCGTGGTGTTCTTCAACAAGGAATTGCGGTTTGCCCATGTCGGCGACGTCTTGTTCGCAGGCTCGGTTGGCCGCACCGATCTGCCCGGCGGCAATCACGCCACACTGATCAACTCGATCAAATCAAAACTGCTGCCGCTCGGCGACGATGTCGGCTTCATCTGCGGCCATGGCGCCGGCTCCAGCATCGGCCAGGAGCGGATGACCAATCCGTTCATCACCGGCGAGATGTAG
- a CDS encoding winged helix-turn-helix transcriptional regulator — protein MAKMIPARACPVAAFQKMISGKYKLRIVWDLKDGPRRYGEIRSGLLRGTSGSAEITPRVLSRELKALTASGLIDRKDFGEVPPKVEYRLTRKGKSFVPVVAAIREWGERNLSEAAALADAAE, from the coding sequence ATGGCAAAGATGATTCCGGCGCGGGCCTGTCCAGTCGCGGCATTTCAGAAAATGATCAGCGGCAAGTACAAGCTGCGCATCGTCTGGGACCTCAAGGACGGTCCGCGCCGCTATGGCGAAATCCGCAGCGGCTTGCTGCGCGGCACGAGCGGCAGCGCCGAGATCACCCCGCGCGTGCTCAGCCGCGAATTGAAGGCGCTGACCGCGAGCGGCCTGATCGATCGCAAGGATTTCGGCGAGGTGCCGCCGAAGGTCGAGTATCGCCTGACCCGCAAAGGCAAGAGCTTCGTGCCCGTCGTCGCGGCGATCCGCGAATGGGGCGAGCGTAACTTGAGCGAGGCTGCGGCGTTGGCCGACGCCGCCGAATAG
- a CDS encoding extracellular catalytic domain type 1 short-chain-length polyhydroxyalkanoate depolymerase: MSLARNVDLLRRLPMADGLRLAEFGRSADVSSPLEEVTGFGSNPGALRMFAFVPAQLQKPRALVVVLHGCGQTGASYDLGAGWSTLARHYGFALLMPEQQRINNGNTCFNWFNPEDTARDSGEPRSIREMIAHMVEAHRIDARRIFITGLSAGGGMTSVMLATYPEVFAAGAVIAGLPYGIASNLREALDGMFHSPARPARALGDLVRNASDHRGPWPKISVWHGSADRTVNPGNANEIVKQWLDLHDLPEVPMAETNVDGYPRQAWWNKDGETLVESYAITDMAHGTPLGLADNDQRYGTEGAFLIEAGISSSYHIAKFFGLTGWIADAAKTNAEAAAPKPALTPAPHLARSIRAAVADQPTEPKRETSRRFDLGQIITRALTAAGLMK, encoded by the coding sequence GTGTCGCTCGCCCGAAATGTCGATCTGTTGAGACGTCTGCCAATGGCGGATGGTCTGCGCCTTGCCGAGTTCGGCCGCAGCGCGGACGTGTCCAGCCCGCTGGAAGAAGTCACCGGCTTCGGCAGCAATCCCGGGGCCCTGCGCATGTTCGCGTTCGTGCCGGCGCAGCTGCAGAAGCCGCGTGCGCTCGTCGTCGTGCTGCATGGCTGCGGCCAGACCGGAGCCAGCTATGACCTCGGTGCGGGCTGGTCGACGCTCGCGAGGCACTACGGCTTCGCGCTGCTGATGCCCGAGCAGCAGCGCATCAACAACGGCAACACCTGCTTCAACTGGTTCAATCCGGAAGACACGGCCCGCGACAGCGGCGAGCCGCGTTCGATCCGCGAGATGATCGCGCACATGGTTGAGGCGCATCGCATCGACGCCAGGCGCATCTTCATCACCGGCCTGTCCGCCGGCGGCGGCATGACCTCGGTGATGCTCGCGACCTATCCGGAGGTGTTTGCGGCCGGTGCGGTCATCGCGGGGCTTCCCTACGGCATCGCCTCGAATCTGCGCGAGGCGCTGGACGGCATGTTTCATTCCCCGGCGCGGCCCGCGCGCGCGCTCGGCGACCTCGTCCGCAATGCTTCGGATCATCGCGGGCCGTGGCCGAAGATTTCGGTGTGGCACGGCAGCGCCGACCGCACCGTCAATCCCGGCAATGCCAACGAGATCGTCAAGCAGTGGCTCGACCTGCATGATTTGCCCGAGGTTCCGATGGCCGAGACCAATGTCGACGGCTATCCGCGCCAGGCCTGGTGGAACAAGGACGGCGAGACCCTGGTCGAGTCCTACGCCATCACCGACATGGCGCACGGCACGCCGCTTGGGCTCGCCGACAATGATCAGCGCTACGGCACCGAAGGCGCGTTCCTGATCGAGGCCGGAATTTCTTCGTCCTATCACATCGCAAAGTTCTTCGGCCTCACCGGCTGGATTGCGGACGCGGCAAAGACGAACGCGGAGGCTGCAGCGCCAAAACCGGCGCTGACGCCCGCGCCGCATCTCGCCCGCTCGATCCGCGCCGCCGTCGCGGACCAGCCGACTGAGCCGAAGCGCGAGACGTCCCGCCGCTTCGATCTCGGCCAGATCATCACCCGCGCGCTCACGGCCGCGGGGCTGATGAAGTAG